The Toxorhynchites rutilus septentrionalis strain SRP chromosome 3, ASM2978413v1, whole genome shotgun sequence genome includes a region encoding these proteins:
- the LOC129776520 gene encoding GTP-binding protein 10 homolog, with the protein MVFLQNVLFKFVRKSIRKHLRGKFIDTLRLSVKGGHGGNGLPKYGGVGGQGGAVYFVAKEGKTLKDVLGEFSNKRVVAGNGEESSKARILGRRGLDREIQVPVGIRVLDDSGSLLAELDEEGKTCLAAGGGSGGCSGNSFLGKIGHTRTLTLDLKLIADVGLVGFPNAGKSTLVKALSNASPKIASYPFTTIRPQIGTIEYADYRQITIADLPGLIEGAHANFGMGHKFLKHVERTRLLLIIIDVFGFQLSQSHRKRNCLENIYSLNKELELYDKTLLEKPCVLLVNKMDKEGAIEEICKYDRYFNNLEDGLSHCPEELIPTQLINFERIIPISAKSVTEIDKVKQSIREVLDEKAEQKMRDVLDDKQRQAKLAGKLYESGPKIG; encoded by the exons ATGGTGTTTCTGCAAAATGTATTGTTTAAATTCGTCCGAAAG TCTATTCGCAAACATTTACGGGGTAAATTTATCGACACTCTGCGGTTATCGGTAAAGGGTGGCCACGGTGGCAATGGATTACCGAAGTACGGTGGCGTGGGTGGTCAGGGAGGAGCAGTTTACTTTGTGGCTAAAGAgggaaaaacattgaaagatGTTTTGGGTGAATTTTCGAACAAACGAGTAGTAGCCGGTAATGGCGAGGAAAGTAGCAAAGCGCGGATTTTGGGCCGACGAGGACTGGATCGGGAGATACAAGTTCCGGTTGGTATACGTGTGTTGGATGACAGTGGTTCGTTGCTTGCGGAACTGGACGAAGAAGGCAAAACATGTCTGGCCGCTGGCGGAGGAAGTGGTGGTTGTTCCGGAAATTCTTTCCTAGGCAAAATAGGCCACACAAGGACCCTAACGCTGGACCTGAAACTGATTGCTGATGTCGGCTTGGTTGGGTTCCCAAATGCAGGCAAGAGTACCCTTGTTAAGGCACTCTCGAATGCATCACCAAAGATTGCTTCATATCCAT TTACGACGATTCGACCTCAGATCGGTACTATTGAATATGCAGATTATCGCCAAATAACCATTGCGGATTTGCCTGGCCTCATAGAGGGAGCGCATGCTAACTTTGGTATGGGACATAAGTTTCTGAAGCACGTGGAGCGAACGCGTCTTCTTTTGATAATCATTGATGTGTTTGGTTTCCAATTAAGCCAGAGTCATCGTAAACGAAATTGTCTCGAGAACATTTATTCACTAAACAAGGAACTCGAATTGTACGATAAAACGTTACTCGAGAAGCCATGTGTGCTTCTGGTAAATAAAATGGATAAAGAAGGTGCAATAGAGGAAATATGCAAATATGATAGATATTTCAATAATCTTGAAG ATGGACTGTCGCACTGTCCGGAAGAGTTGATCCCTACTCAGTTGATAAACTTCGAGCGAATAATTCCCATATCCGCAAAAAGTGTTACAGAGATAGACAAAGTAAAGCAAAGTATTCGAGAGGTTTTGGATGAAAAGGCCGAACAAAAAATGCGTGATGTGTTGGACGACAAGCAGAGACAAGCGAAGTTAGCTGGGAAACTATACGAAAGTGGGCCAAAGATTGGATAA